In the Anastrepha obliqua isolate idAnaObli1 chromosome 1, idAnaObli1_1.0, whole genome shotgun sequence genome, one interval contains:
- the LOC129252084 gene encoding uncharacterized protein LOC129252084 — protein sequence MLMQCKLIVWDECTVAHKKSLEALNFTLKNLRRYNNIFSGLMIFLAGDFRQMLPVIPRGTPANELNACLKAQPLWNNVKTLSLTTNMRVQHQNSQSAAQFSKQLLSAVIENVFPNISENYQNYDWLSQRAILAAKNNDVQGLNFTMQSKIDGDLVTYKSFDTITNPDDVVNYPTEFLNSLELPGFPPHNLQSKLVHYDIS from the exons ATGTTGATGCAATGCAAGCTTATTGTTTGGGATGAGTGCACAGTGGCACATAAGAAATCACTTGAAGCACTTAACTTCACACTGAAGAATCTTCGGCGATATAACAACATCTTTAGTGGCTTGATGATATTTTTGGCAGGCGATTTCAGGCAGATGttgccagtaattccccgtGGAACGCCTGCAAATGAATTGAATGCTTGTCTGAAGGCACAACCTTTGTGGAATAACGTAAAAACATTATCGCTAACCACTAATATGAGAGTTCAACATCAAAATTCTCAAAGTGCTGCacaattttccaaacaatt ACTCTCAGCtgttattgaaaatgttttcccAAACATTAGTGAGAATTATCAGAATTATGATTGGTTAAGTCAACGAGCAATTCTCGCCGCAAAGAATAATGATGTACAGGGATTGAATTTCACTATGCAATCAAAAATCGATGGCGATTTGGTAACATACAAATCCTTTGATACCATAACAAATCCCGATGATGTAGTAAATTATCCAACGGAGTTTTTGAACTCTCTGGAGTTACCTGGATTTCCCCCACATAATTTGCAATCAAAGTTGGTTCATTATGATATTTCGTAA